The Cellulophaga sp. RHA19 genome includes the window TTAAAAAGGGACCCCATATTTAAGTCCCAAGCACGCATAGGAAATTTTTCTGCAGTTGCACTTAACATAGCTGCCATTAAATAAACCTCATCTATCTCATAATGCATTACAACATTTTCTATAGCCTTATAATCTGTAGCATCTAAAAGCTCAAAGGGACCACTAGCCATAAGATCTTCACCGCCCTCTCTAATATCACTAGCAACTACATTATCGTTACCGTGTTTTTCTCTTAGAGCTAAAGTTAGCTCTGTACCTATTTGCCCACAGGCACCTATAATTAAGATAGATTTTTGCACAATAATTGGTGTTCTAAAGTTAAGCCACAAAGATATATTTATTAAATTAACTTTAGTCGTAATTACATATTTACTACTTATTTAACTAAATTTATAAATGAATTGAAAGTGAACAAACTTCTTATCTTATTCTTTTTTTATACTTTCGCCCTATGAAGAGATTTTTCCTTTTTTTTATTTTGATTTTTAGCGTGATTTCTTGCTCTAACAACAAGAAAGAAACCGTAAAAGAAGAGCAAGTTGCAGACAAAATTACTTTTAATGCTAAAAAGCTACCAAAGAAGATAAAACTAGATCCAAAAGTAGTTACTGTTTTAGAAAACTGGCAAGAATACAAAGACTTTAATACTGCTATAGATGGTATGTATAAGGCTGAAAACGATGAAGACTTACGTTTAACGCTAGACCAAATTATTGACACTCAAAAAAAGCTAGAAAAATCTACTTACCCTGAAGAGTTTAATAAACCACATATAAAGAGCAGGCAAACTGTTATAAAAACATATACTTTAAAAACTAAAGGTGCTATAGAATATAGTTTAGATGTTTTAGAACCTGCGACAGAGTTAATTACTGCTTATAACAATTTTAGAAACCAGTTTAACATAATTGCTAACAATACTTTAGACACTAATTTAATTTTAGAAAATGAATAACAAGCTATTATTAATTATTATGCTAGTTGCAACTTTACAAGTTACAGCTCAAAAAACTGAAATTAATACGGTTGTAGATGCTTGGCATAAGGCTGCTGCCGATGCAAATTTTGACGCTTACTTTGGCTTAATGACAAAAGATGGTGTTTTTATTGGTACAGATGCTACAGAAAATTGGCAGAACAAAGATTTTAAAGCTTTTTCTAAACCTTATTTTGATAAGGGAAAGGCTTGGAGTTTTACTGCTTTAGAACGAAATGTTTATGTAGATAAATCTAAAAAAATTGCTTGGTTTGATGAGTTACTAGATACCCAAATGGAAATATGCCGTGGTTCTGGTATTTTAAAAAAAGTAAAAGGTGAATGGAAAATAGCGCATTATGTTTTATCTATTGCCATACCAAATGAGGATGTAGACAAAGTTGTTGCTCTTAAAAAAGAAAAAGACATACAGCTAAAAAAAGAATTAAAACAAAACTAAAAAAGGAGCGCTAAAGCGCTCCTTTTTTTATTTATAACAAACTAACTCTTATTTTTTTGGAGCCGTTTCTTCTGCTTTTCTTGCCTCTATAGCTTGTTTACTTAAACCAGCTAAATTAAAATTAGGAGCAATTGCCAATGCTTCATTAATTAACGCTAAAGCCGCTTCTGGGTTAGCCTGGTTATTATTAAATTCTATTAATGCTTTTAAGTGTAAAAAAGCTGCTTTAAGAGGTACTTCATAAGGTTGTTGTCTCTCGTAAAAAGCATACTTCATACCATCCTTAGCATTAGCCAAACCATACTCAATATTTGTAATTGCACCAGCTTTATCTCCTGTTTGTATTTTTAAATCCGCTAACTCATACGCTAAAAAAGCGTTAGGAGTTCTTTTGTTTAAAATCTCAAATTGTGCAATAGCTCTTTTTACATCTCCAAGGGCTTTTAATGCTAAGGCTCTTACTTGTACGGCAAGGTTAGAGTCACTATCTTTTGTTTCTACACCAATAACACGCAATGCCTGCATATTTTGGTTGCTGTTTGCATACATAAATGCTAACGTATCTTTACGAGACTCACTTGGCGCTAAAACGTTTAAATGTGTTATAGCATTAATTATTCCTTGAGTATCTCCTTGTGCTTTCATTTGCTTATAGTACGCTTCATAATGCGTTAACAAGTCGCTTTTTTTTTGCGCAGTCATACTTACTGTACAAAGTAACACAACTGCAATAATTATCTGTTTCATTCTCATAATTTTAGTGACTCAAAACTATAAAAATAATTCAAGTAAACAGTAAAAAAATAAACAAGGAGGGTTATAATACAAAAAAAGCCCTCTAAAGAGGGCTTATAGGTTAAATTTGATAATAAGATTTGGGATCTTTTTATATCATTTTTATGAAAAAGGCCAGATTTGGGAAAAAAGGCGTTTTATATCGTTTGTGCAATTAATTCATTTAGATTTTTACAACCCTTGTTTCTTAATTACAGTGTAAATATATGGCGAACCTTAAAAGTCTGGCAATTTATGTTGTGAACCTGCCTTATTCTGTTGTATAAAAAATAAGCGGTTCATTTTCTTCGATAAAGTGCGCTTTTCTAGATAAATAGTAATTTATTACCGCTAACATTTAGTACTCGTCTAAATGCTCTGGGTATAAAAAGTTATTATAAGGAAAACGCGTTACGTGTATGTCTCTAACCTCATCATAAACTCTTTTTCTAAACGTATCTAAGTTCTCATTATTTAATGCTGAAATAAACAAAGCTCTATCCCCTACTTTCTGCATCCACGTTTTTTTCCACTCATCTAAAGTAAAGTGTATTTCGGTTTTTTCAGTTACCAAATCATCTTCATCTATAGTCTCG containing:
- a CDS encoding nuclear transport factor 2 family protein, translated to MNNKLLLIIMLVATLQVTAQKTEINTVVDAWHKAAADANFDAYFGLMTKDGVFIGTDATENWQNKDFKAFSKPYFDKGKAWSFTALERNVYVDKSKKIAWFDELLDTQMEICRGSGILKKVKGEWKIAHYVLSIAIPNEDVDKVVALKKEKDIQLKKELKQN